A genomic stretch from Sulfurihydrogenibium azorense Az-Fu1 includes:
- a CDS encoding citrate/2-methylcitrate synthase, with the protein MQVYEGLAGIPVVKSSISYVDGENGILEYRGIPIQELVENSNFLELSYLLIFGKIPDENELLKFELDIKENLKYFERILDIVKSLPENLHPMKILQSLVPVFAFDDIDTDIMKEENKYRQTVRIMALVPVVIAFSKRLKEGKEIVFPDKNFYYTENFLYMLNGKSVEKIYWQTLDKTLILHAEHTINASTFTAMVVVSTLADLYACVSSAIGSLSGRLHGGANEEVYKMLSSLPNDEKIIREYIENKLKNKDKIMGFGHRIYKTYDPRAKIMKYLLENLQKEKPTPLLKKAEIFEKIALEYLEEKKIYTNIDFYSGVLYSQMGIPSDFFTTIFAMARVPGWIAHCIEYVRNNKLFRPTQVYDGGHNIHYKDIKSL; encoded by the coding sequence ATGCAAGTTTATGAAGGATTGGCTGGTATTCCAGTTGTAAAGTCAAGCATAAGCTACGTAGATGGAGAAAATGGTATTTTAGAATATAGAGGAATACCAATACAAGAGTTAGTAGAAAACTCTAACTTTTTAGAATTGTCATATTTACTTATCTTTGGAAAAATTCCTGATGAAAATGAGTTGTTAAAGTTTGAGTTAGATATTAAAGAAAATCTGAAATACTTTGAAAGAATTTTAGATATAGTGAAGTCATTACCAGAAAATTTACATCCTATGAAAATATTACAAAGTTTAGTTCCTGTATTTGCTTTTGATGACATAGATACAGATATAATGAAAGAAGAAAACAAGTATAGACAGACTGTAAGAATAATGGCGCTAGTTCCTGTTGTTATAGCTTTTTCAAAAAGATTAAAAGAAGGAAAAGAAATAGTTTTTCCAGATAAAAATTTTTATTACACTGAAAATTTTCTTTATATGCTAAACGGTAAATCTGTAGAAAAAATTTACTGGCAAACGTTAGATAAAACTTTAATCTTACATGCAGAGCATACAATAAATGCATCAACATTTACAGCGATGGTAGTCGTTTCAACATTAGCAGACCTTTATGCCTGTGTTTCTTCTGCAATTGGGTCTTTATCTGGAAGATTACACGGTGGAGCAAATGAAGAAGTATATAAAATGTTATCTTCTCTTCCAAACGATGAGAAAATAATAAGAGAGTATATAGAAAATAAGTTAAAAAATAAAGATAAAATTATGGGCTTTGGACATAGAATCTACAAAACCTACGACCCAAGAGCAAAAATAATGAAATATCTTTTAGAAAATCTTCAAAAAGAAAAACCTACGCCGCTTTTAAAAAAAGCTGAAATCTTTGAAAAAATAGCATTAGAATACTTAGAAGAGAAAAAAATTTATACAAACATAGACTTTTATTCTGGGGTTTTATACTCTCAAATGGGAATACCTTCAGACTTTTTTACAACTATATTCGCGATGGCAAGAGTTCCAGGCTGGATAGCCCACTGTATAGAGTATGTTAGAAATAATAAACTCTTTAGACCAACTCAAGTTTACGACGGAGGACATAACATTCATTATAAAGACATAAAATCTTTATGA
- a CDS encoding flagellin, which translates to MAMRINYNYSSDFTLVNLNRTESALNKSLERLSTGFRINRAADDAAGYFIADQLRTYALSLEQGTRNANDGISISQIAQGALKEVYDILNDIKKKAIQAANSSDDTSRNQIQQDINKLVDAISKIFKDTEFNGLKLFKSDESATFTIHYGGRKDQYLEMTTATVGAQSEAVTGVGGSTFNKASLVTIDTTGYCIDVTSVSAANATVSTVDALIKAVDDMAAKFGSYQIELEKIISNNETSRVNTQEAESRIRNVDMANEMANFTKLQILMQSGTAMLAQANAKNQLVLQLLR; encoded by the coding sequence ATGGCAATGAGAATCAACTACAACTACTCATCAGACTTTACACTTGTAAACCTAAACAGAACAGAGTCTGCTTTAAACAAATCCCTTGAAAGACTTTCAACAGGATTTAGAATCAACAGAGCAGCAGATGATGCGGCAGGATACTTTATTGCAGACCAATTAAGAACTTATGCACTATCTTTGGAACAGGGAACAAGAAACGCTAACGACGGTATAAGTATATCACAGATAGCTCAAGGTGCGTTAAAAGAAGTGTACGACATACTAAACGATATTAAAAAGAAGGCAATTCAAGCAGCAAACTCATCTGATGATACTTCTAGAAACCAAATCCAACAAGACATTAACAAGTTAGTAGATGCTATCTCCAAAATATTTAAAGACACGGAGTTTAACGGGTTAAAATTATTTAAGTCTGATGAGTCTGCAACATTTACAATCCATTATGGTGGAAGAAAAGATCAATACTTAGAAATGACAACAGCTACTGTAGGAGCTCAATCAGAAGCAGTTACAGGAGTTGGTGGTAGTACATTTAATAAAGCATCTCTGGTTACAATAGATACTACTGGATATTGTATAGACGTAACTTCTGTAAGTGCAGCAAACGCAACTGTATCAACAGTCGATGCTTTAATCAAAGCTGTAGACGATATGGCTGCTAAGTTTGGTTCATATCAAATAGAGCTTGAGAAAATAATATCAAACAATGAAACATCAAGAGTAAATACACAAGAAGCAGAAAGCAGAATTAGAAACGTAGATATGGCTAACGAAATGGCTAACTTCACAAAACTACAAATCTTAATGCAGTCTGGTACTGCAATGCTCGCTCAAGCTAACGCTAAAAACCAACTTGTTCTACAGCTTTTAAGGTAA
- a CDS encoding DsrE family protein, with protein MKLLILMASNPYSADFNTMVKFAKAGIKRNDKVSIFFMANGTYCLNHDKVKELAEEGVKLYYCAHNAEERKINPPSYAESSSMYGLSKLIVEADKVINLS; from the coding sequence ATGAAACTACTTATACTTATGGCAAGTAATCCTTACTCAGCTGATTTTAACACGATGGTTAAGTTTGCAAAGGCAGGGATAAAAAGAAACGATAAAGTATCCATATTTTTTATGGCTAACGGAACTTACTGTCTAAACCATGATAAGGTTAAAGAGTTAGCTGAAGAAGGTGTAAAACTTTACTACTGTGCCCATAACGCAGAAGAAAGGAAGATAAATCCACCTTCTTATGCAGAAAGTAGTAGTATGTATGGACTTTCTAAGTTGATAGTAGAAGCTGATAAAGTGATAAATCTATCTTAG
- a CDS encoding flagellar protein FlaG yields MNINPLERLPIQPQDIQINMQQIEKSPTLQDDASQTKTAVVIDDNKNLENLMKEQLRNPEELKKLIEELQNKISYLNKSLKIEIDRDINEPIIKIVEVETNKVIRQIPPDYMINIIKNINKMLGSLFNEKV; encoded by the coding sequence ATGAATATAAATCCTTTAGAAAGATTACCAATACAGCCTCAAGATATTCAAATAAACATGCAGCAAATTGAAAAATCTCCTACTCTTCAAGATGATGCTTCACAAACAAAAACAGCAGTAGTAATTGATGACAATAAAAATTTAGAAAATTTAATGAAAGAGCAGTTAAGAAATCCGGAAGAACTAAAAAAATTAATAGAAGAGCTCCAAAATAAAATAAGTTATTTAAACAAATCTTTAAAAATAGAAATTGATAGAGATATAAACGAGCCTATTATCAAAATAGTAGAAGTAGAAACTAACAAGGTAATCAGACAAATACCACCAGATTATATGATAAACATAATCAAAAACATAAATAAAATGTTAGGAAGTCTATTTAATGAAAAAGTTTAA
- the pdxA gene encoding 4-hydroxythreonine-4-phosphate dehydrogenase PdxA: protein MVKVGISLGDPSGISPEILVKSLNKLPKSNAYIIYGGKKVLDKTAKNLGLNVNFTVIKSPEEVKKPGYYLINIFDEDFQPASPSVLSGKASVIFLESAVEDVLNKKTDAIVTLPISKRWIMEAGFKYAGHTDYLAEVSQAKEYVMVLMCKKLKVGLITTHIPLKDVPKSITTQKIISKVKLINKELKEKFAIEKPKIAIVGLNPHASDNSNIGDEEERIIIPAVNQLLNEGVDITYPLSADTAFNRYKEFDFYVAMYHDQGLIPLKLMCFRKAVNITFGLKFIRTSPDHGTGYDIAGKNVADPSSFIEAVKLAVKLAYNTQNKNRLQNV, encoded by the coding sequence ATGGTAAAAGTTGGTATATCCCTTGGAGACCCTTCTGGAATATCCCCTGAAATACTTGTAAAATCTTTAAATAAACTTCCTAAAAGTAATGCTTACATAATCTACGGTGGAAAAAAGGTTTTAGATAAAACAGCAAAAAATTTAGGTTTAAATGTTAACTTTACAGTAATTAAAAGTCCTGAAGAAGTAAAAAAACCCGGATACTATCTTATAAACATTTTTGATGAAGATTTCCAACCTGCAAGTCCATCAGTTTTGTCAGGAAAAGCATCTGTTATATTTTTAGAATCAGCTGTAGAAGATGTCTTAAATAAAAAAACAGATGCAATAGTAACCCTTCCCATCTCAAAACGATGGATTATGGAAGCTGGTTTTAAATATGCAGGACATACAGACTATCTGGCAGAAGTTTCACAAGCAAAAGAGTATGTTATGGTTTTAATGTGTAAAAAATTAAAGGTTGGACTGATTACAACCCATATACCCCTTAAAGATGTTCCAAAAAGTATAACAACACAAAAGATAATCTCAAAAGTCAAGCTAATAAATAAAGAGTTAAAGGAAAAATTTGCCATAGAAAAGCCAAAAATAGCGATAGTAGGTTTAAACCCTCACGCTTCAGATAACTCAAACATAGGAGATGAAGAAGAAAGAATAATAATACCTGCGGTAAATCAACTTCTTAATGAAGGAGTAGATATTACATATCCTTTATCAGCTGATACTGCATTTAACAGGTATAAAGAGTTTGACTTTTATGTAGCGATGTATCACGACCAAGGTTTAATACCTTTAAAGTTAATGTGTTTTAGAAAAGCTGTTAATATCACTTTTGGACTAAAATTTATCAGAACTTCCCCAGACCATGGAACAGGTTATGATATAGCAGGTAAAAATGTAGCTGACCCTTCTTCTTTTATAGAAGCTGTTAAATTAGCAGTTAAACTTGCTTATAACACTCAAAATAAAAATCGTCTCCAAAACGTTTAA
- a CDS encoding DsrH/TusB family sulfur metabolism protein, with translation MVDTVYLIKKPAEFPIADLISDNDVLILIQDAVLRQPSISNWYACKEDVIARGIKIPDNKLLDYEDILNLIEKSNKVVVW, from the coding sequence ATGGTAGATACAGTTTACCTTATAAAAAAACCTGCTGAGTTTCCTATCGCAGATTTAATCTCTGATAACGACGTTCTAATACTTATACAAGATGCCGTTTTAAGGCAACCATCTATATCTAACTGGTATGCCTGTAAAGAAGATGTTATTGCAAGAGGAATTAAAATACCAGACAACAAACTTTTAGACTATGAAGATATTTTAAACCTAATTGAAAAATCAAACAAAGTTGTTGTATGGTAA
- the moeB gene encoding molybdopterin-synthase adenylyltransferase MoeB codes for MFGFTEEQIKRYSRHIILPEVGGVGQQKLLNAKVLVIGAGGLGSPSIYYLAAAGVGTIGIVDFDVVDFSNLQRQILHNTSRVGVPKVESAKMTVEALNPDVKVIAYNQKITKENVLDIVKDFDIVLDGSDNFPTRFLVNDACYMLGKPLVSAAILRFEGQLTVFDYRNKETSPCYRCLIPEPPPPGLVPSCQEAGLLGVVGGIMGTLQANEALKLILEIGEPLIGKLLVFDALKTEFRTVKFRKNPKCELCGENPTITDLIEYDQACEVRF; via the coding sequence ATGTTTGGATTTACAGAAGAGCAGATAAAAAGGTACAGTAGACATATAATACTTCCAGAAGTTGGTGGTGTTGGCCAGCAAAAACTGTTAAACGCAAAAGTTTTAGTAATAGGTGCCGGAGGTCTTGGGTCTCCTTCAATATACTACCTTGCAGCTGCAGGTGTTGGGACAATAGGGATAGTTGATTTTGATGTAGTAGATTTTTCAAACCTTCAAAGACAGATTTTACACAACACTTCAAGGGTAGGAGTGCCAAAGGTTGAATCTGCAAAAATGACAGTTGAAGCTCTTAACCCGGATGTAAAGGTGATAGCCTACAATCAAAAGATAACAAAAGAAAATGTTTTAGACATAGTTAAAGATTTTGATATAGTTTTAGATGGTTCAGATAACTTTCCTACAAGATTTTTAGTTAATGATGCTTGTTATATGCTTGGAAAGCCTCTGGTATCAGCTGCCATACTCAGATTTGAAGGACAGTTAACAGTATTTGATTACAGGAATAAAGAAACATCACCTTGTTATAGATGTCTCATTCCTGAGCCTCCACCACCGGGTCTTGTTCCTTCTTGTCAAGAGGCAGGCTTACTTGGCGTAGTTGGTGGTATAATGGGGACATTGCAGGCAAACGAAGCTCTAAAGCTAATATTAGAAATTGGAGAGCCTCTAATAGGAAAACTTTTAGTTTTTGACGCTTTAAAGACAGAGTTTAGAACGGTTAAATTTAGAAAAAATCCAAAATGTGAACTGTGTGGTGAAAACCCTACCATAACAGACCTTATAGAGTACGACCAAGCTTGTGAAGTAAGATTTTAG
- a CDS encoding DsrE family protein, with translation MAKKKVVSIIKSNPFGWKTFEALRQAVGMALDHQVSVVFMRDGVFALTNWNPNLIGVPSFDKSIEALGMLNARIIVNKECLGDRGITKLKDFGVEIEILSKNEICQIINEAEVVITW, from the coding sequence ATGGCAAAGAAAAAAGTTGTATCTATTATAAAGTCTAACCCTTTTGGGTGGAAAACGTTTGAAGCTTTAAGACAAGCCGTTGGAATGGCATTAGACCATCAAGTAAGTGTTGTTTTTATGAGAGATGGTGTCTTTGCCCTTACAAACTGGAATCCTAACCTAATAGGTGTTCCTTCTTTTGATAAATCCATAGAAGCTCTGGGTATGCTAAACGCAAGAATTATTGTAAACAAAGAGTGTTTGGGGGATAGAGGAATTACAAAATTAAAGGATTTTGGTGTAGAGATTGAAATACTGTCTAAAAACGAAATATGCCAAATAATAAACGAAGCTGAGGTTGTAATTACATGGTAG
- the fliD gene encoding flagellar filament capping protein FliD, which yields MAGELTVTGLVNNFDINSVLQQIQAIKSQQILLLQQKQQTVSDKKSALSDIQNILKNIQNTVNNITDPTIAYAKSVNLSNPNVATVSITDPTQVQTGVYSLTVNQLAQNDVYATSNAVSDKNAPLGLSSGTLKITIKGLDYNVVYDNTYSLQSLADQINNVANTYNGDFRAFVVNVGTVSNPQYKLVISGTKTGQENTLTISDTGNLISTLGLDHIKTAQDAQISYEGLTINSSTNTFTNIPGLSLTVNQTGNTTITVNKDSKPITDTLNSIINGYNNLVNTLNKETGKDGRLSGEYSLNIIKSGLYRQLEPLLTNGLINYDRTNENISLDTSKLRDMIENNPNDLQNILTQVKTNVYDYLKTYTQPSGIIDSSLKSYDKQINSIQNMIDQISKRIQTEIQILRNQFIYMQSLQAQYNDISARIQATFGLQTNK from the coding sequence ATGGCAGGTGAATTAACCGTAACAGGATTGGTAAATAACTTTGATATTAATTCTGTTTTACAACAGATACAAGCTATAAAAAGTCAGCAGATTTTACTCCTTCAACAAAAGCAGCAAACTGTATCAGATAAAAAATCTGCTCTATCTGATATACAAAACATACTAAAAAACATCCAAAACACAGTTAACAATATTACAGACCCAACAATTGCTTACGCTAAATCTGTAAACCTATCTAATCCAAATGTAGCTACAGTATCTATTACCGACCCAACCCAAGTCCAAACTGGAGTATACTCTCTAACTGTTAACCAACTTGCACAAAACGACGTTTACGCAACAAGTAATGCTGTTTCCGATAAAAACGCACCTTTAGGATTATCTTCTGGAACATTAAAGATTACTATAAAAGGTTTGGATTACAATGTAGTTTATGATAATACCTACTCTCTACAATCATTGGCTGACCAGATAAACAATGTAGCAAACACCTATAATGGTGATTTTAGAGCTTTTGTTGTTAATGTAGGAACTGTTTCAAACCCTCAGTATAAGTTAGTAATATCCGGAACAAAGACTGGACAAGAAAACACTTTAACGATTTCAGATACAGGTAATCTAATTTCAACACTTGGATTAGATCACATAAAAACAGCTCAAGATGCACAGATAAGTTATGAAGGATTGACTATTAATAGCTCAACGAATACCTTTACAAATATTCCGGGCTTATCTCTAACAGTAAACCAGACTGGTAATACCACAATAACTGTAAACAAAGACTCAAAGCCAATCACAGACACTTTAAACAGCATAATAAATGGCTATAATAACCTTGTTAACACTTTAAACAAAGAAACAGGTAAAGATGGAAGATTGAGTGGTGAATACTCTTTGAATATAATTAAGAGTGGATTGTATAGACAGTTAGAACCACTTTTAACCAACGGACTTATAAATTATGATAGAACTAACGAAAATATATCCTTAGATACTTCAAAACTTAGAGATATGATAGAAAACAATCCAAATGATCTACAAAACATCCTAACCCAAGTAAAAACAAATGTTTATGACTACTTAAAGACTTACACCCAACCTTCAGGTATTATTGACTCAAGTTTAAAATCTTACGATAAACAAATAAACTCTATCCAGAATATGATAGATCAGATAAGTAAAAGAATCCAAACAGAGATTCAAATACTTAGAAACCAGTTTATATACATGCAGTCCCTACAAGCTCAGTACAACGATATAAGCGCTAGAATACAAGCAACCTTTGGTTTACAAACAAATAAATAG
- the fliS gene encoding flagellar export chaperone FliS: MVNPYQSYIKTELDSLPVAGIIAKGYDRIILELKRAIENIEKGNIKGKIENISKALDLLTTLRLGLDFEKGGDIARNLEDIYSFCEREIQLANLKNDTERLKSVIKVLDTLKSGWEELAAKS, translated from the coding sequence ATGGTTAATCCCTACCAAAGTTATATAAAAACAGAGCTGGATTCTCTTCCTGTAGCAGGTATTATAGCAAAAGGTTATGACCGTATAATATTGGAGCTGAAAAGAGCGATAGAGAATATAGAAAAAGGAAACATTAAAGGAAAAATTGAAAACATTTCAAAAGCCCTTGATTTACTTACTACACTTCGTCTTGGACTTGACTTTGAAAAAGGTGGAGATATTGCAAGAAATTTAGAAGATATATACTCTTTTTGTGAAAGAGAAATACAGCTTGCCAACTTAAAAAACGATACAGAGAGATTAAAAAGTGTTATTAAGGTATTAGATACTCTTAAAAGTGGGTGGGAAGAATTAGCAGCCAAATCTTAA
- a CDS encoding sulfurtransferase yields the protein MFYVISLILSLFAISLADERLYTISPKDAFNLLNNKNVVFVYTEDSETFKKEHIPSSVNLDSLLLQDIALKNNEKLKCNYLPLCPKTAEKIFSEKGLTPNNFYIIYYDELPNKASYVWFLLYSMGVDDKNLRILDGGFKAWKNEGLPTESGDEKPRKKATFKAKPRYEVVATKEEVLKHVENYQKGLDDNTILIDTRTFLEFTGRQEMTDIKRSGHIPSAKFVYWRWFADKETTYKPFEKLQEDVKKLNIDFSKKIILYCTIGNRSSFVFIPLKALGAKNLKIYTGSWYEWGNDESLPLEKEKFRER from the coding sequence ATGTTTTACGTAATAAGTCTAATTTTATCTCTGTTTGCTATTTCTTTGGCAGATGAAAGACTCTACACTATATCACCAAAAGATGCCTTTAATCTTTTAAACAACAAAAACGTTGTGTTTGTTTACACAGAAGATAGTGAAACTTTCAAAAAAGAGCATATACCTTCATCAGTCAACCTTGATAGTCTTTTACTGCAAGACATTGCCCTAAAAAACAATGAAAAGCTAAAATGCAACTACTTACCACTTTGTCCAAAAACTGCAGAAAAAATCTTCTCAGAAAAAGGTTTAACACCTAATAATTTTTACATCATTTACTACGATGAACTACCTAACAAGGCATCTTATGTATGGTTTTTACTTTATTCGATGGGAGTTGATGATAAAAATCTAAGAATATTAGATGGAGGATTTAAAGCTTGGAAGAATGAAGGTCTACCTACAGAGTCAGGAGATGAAAAACCTAGAAAAAAAGCAACGTTTAAAGCAAAACCAAGATACGAAGTGGTAGCTACAAAAGAAGAAGTCTTAAAACATGTAGAAAACTATCAAAAAGGATTAGATGACAACACAATACTTATAGATACACGAACTTTTTTAGAGTTTACAGGAAGACAAGAGATGACAGACATAAAAAGGTCAGGACACATTCCAAGTGCAAAGTTTGTATACTGGCGATGGTTTGCAGATAAAGAAACAACCTATAAACCTTTTGAAAAGCTACAAGAAGATGTAAAGAAGCTGAACATAGACTTTAGCAAAAAAATCATACTTTACTGCACCATAGGAAACAGGTCTTCTTTTGTTTTTATTCCTTTAAAAGCACTAGGTGCAAAAAATCTAAAAATATACACAGGAAGTTGGTACGAATGGGGTAATGATGAATCTTTACCTTTAGAAAAAGAAAAATTCAGAGAACGCTAA
- a CDS encoding sulfurtransferase TusA family protein yields the protein MQVDRELDLKGEVCPFTFVKSKLIIEQMEKGQILRVILDYEPSVENVPKSMEMEGQKVLAVNKIGDKLWEVLVRKER from the coding sequence ATGCAGGTAGACAGAGAGTTAGATTTAAAAGGTGAGGTTTGTCCCTTTACATTTGTAAAAAGTAAATTAATAATTGAGCAAATGGAAAAAGGTCAGATTTTAAGAGTTATTCTTGATTACGAACCTTCTGTGGAAAACGTGCCAAAAAGTATGGAAATGGAAGGTCAAAAAGTTTTAGCTGTAAACAAGATAGGAGATAAACTCTGGGAAGTTTTAGTGAGAAAAGAGAGATGA
- the ribD gene encoding bifunctional diaminohydroxyphosphoribosylaminopyrimidine deaminase/5-amino-6-(5-phosphoribosylamino)uracil reductase RibD: MENLEYYMNIALDLAKERKGYTHPNPTVGAVIVKDGKIIGKGFHYKAGMPHAEREAIKDAKSKGFDLRGSTIFVSLEPCCHYGKTPPCTEAILEEGISKVVVATLDPNPLVAGKGVEILKQKGVEVVLGVLEKQAQKINEDFFIYITQKRPFVHIKVAQTIDGKIATKTGSSKWITSQESRKYAHILRNQATAVLVGSNTAQLDNPSLTVRYIQTERQPIRVLLDSKLKVPLNYNIYSKEADTIVITSKEADPYKKEILSKQSNVKLYTLDTYNGKFKIKDILEILYQNQIVHLLVEGGKEVITSFIKEDFWDKISLFTAPKIVGEDGISSFGSLGVNDINESIKLKVEDFKRFGDDFYFECYKQV; encoded by the coding sequence ATGGAAAATTTAGAATACTACATGAACATAGCATTAGATTTAGCAAAAGAGAGGAAAGGTTATACACACCCAAACCCTACTGTAGGAGCTGTTATTGTAAAAGATGGAAAGATTATAGGAAAAGGTTTTCATTACAAAGCAGGAATGCCCCACGCTGAAAGAGAGGCTATAAAAGACGCTAAATCCAAAGGCTTTGACCTTAGAGGCTCTACAATATTTGTAAGTTTAGAGCCTTGCTGTCATTACGGCAAAACTCCTCCTTGCACAGAAGCTATATTAGAAGAAGGTATAAGTAAAGTAGTAGTTGCTACATTAGACCCAAATCCGTTAGTTGCAGGGAAAGGTGTTGAAATCCTCAAACAAAAAGGTGTAGAAGTAGTATTAGGAGTGTTAGAAAAACAAGCACAAAAAATAAATGAAGACTTTTTTATATACATAACTCAAAAAAGACCTTTTGTTCACATAAAGGTAGCTCAAACGATAGATGGTAAAATAGCAACTAAAACAGGAAGCTCCAAATGGATAACATCTCAAGAGTCAAGAAAGTACGCACACATACTTAGAAACCAAGCAACAGCTGTCTTAGTCGGGTCAAACACTGCACAATTAGATAATCCATCTTTAACAGTTAGGTATATTCAAACAGAAAGACAACCTATTAGAGTATTGTTAGATAGTAAACTAAAAGTCCCTCTAAATTACAACATTTATAGTAAAGAAGCAGACACAATAGTTATAACCTCAAAGGAAGCTGACCCTTATAAAAAGGAGATACTGTCAAAACAGTCTAATGTAAAACTTTATACATTAGATACTTACAATGGTAAATTTAAAATTAAAGATATTCTTGAGATTTTATATCAAAATCAAATAGTTCACTTACTTGTTGAAGGTGGAAAGGAAGTTATTACATCTTTTATTAAAGAAGATTTTTGGGATAAAATCTCCCTTTTTACAGCTCCAAAAATAGTAGGAGAAGACGGGATATCTTCTTTTGGTAGTCTTGGAGTAAATGATATAAACGAAAGTATAAAGCTTAAAGTTGAGGATTTTAAACGTTTTGGAGACGATTTTTATTTTGAGTGTTATAAGCAAGTTTAA
- a CDS encoding DUF4388 domain-containing protein — MISSGDLKTFNLVDILQVISYEEKDCILTIENKDIGTYGVYFHKGNPVYVRKVKRNFLLYLDLDFNTVLKRDKASKEDLFKNISTLLPLILGLKEGRFSITSGFIKYTEDIPTYIESIKLIILLSRNLTLEEVNRKITDLHLIYEKTPDFEEKLKSVNLNDKEKEILNLINGVNKVSDIIVKLHFERVLESEKLNSAAQNKEFIEKLYQETELDVKRALYGFLAAGLVRKHKPAKKSENVLDRILLYLEKKSVKDSLKEI, encoded by the coding sequence ATGATAAGTTCAGGAGATTTAAAAACATTTAACCTTGTTGATATACTGCAGGTTATAAGTTACGAGGAAAAGGACTGTATACTTACTATCGAAAATAAAGATATAGGAACTTACGGTGTGTATTTTCATAAAGGAAACCCTGTGTATGTAAGAAAAGTCAAGAGAAACTTTTTACTTTACCTTGATTTAGACTTTAACACTGTTTTAAAAAGAGACAAAGCATCTAAAGAAGATCTGTTTAAAAACATTTCCACTTTACTGCCTTTAATTTTAGGATTAAAAGAAGGTAGATTTTCAATAACTTCTGGATTCATAAAGTATACTGAAGATATTCCCACTTATATAGAATCTATTAAACTAATAATCCTTCTATCTCGAAATTTAACCTTAGAAGAAGTCAACAGAAAGATAACAGACCTTCACTTAATTTATGAAAAAACTCCAGACTTTGAAGAGAAGTTAAAAAGTGTAAACTTAAACGATAAGGAAAAGGAGATACTAAATCTCATAAACGGAGTTAACAAAGTATCTGATATTATAGTAAAACTGCATTTTGAAAGGGTTCTTGAAAGTGAAAAGTTAAACTCTGCTGCTCAAAATAAAGAGTTTATAGAGAAACTTTATCAAGAGACAGAGTTAGATGTAAAAAGGGCTTTGTATGGTTTTTTAGCAGCTGGTTTAGTTAGAAAACACAAGCCAGCAAAAAAGTCTGAAAATGTATTAGATAGAATACTTTTATACCTTGAGAAAAAGAGC